A region from the Aegilops tauschii subsp. strangulata cultivar AL8/78 chromosome 5, Aet v6.0, whole genome shotgun sequence genome encodes:
- the LOC109755886 gene encoding EPIDERMAL PATTERNING FACTOR-like protein 2, with translation MGRRRHVVLLLLLLLLLQLVPRILASTAATHGNGEAAITKDEGGSVGAMMRQTLGSRPPSCEGQCQWACGGRRCEAVQVPVTPRDLEQQLKKKKEKRTSLAAGRGGGVLLPSSYDEHSNYKPLGWRCKCLHS, from the exons ATGGGACGCCGCCGCcatgtcgtcctcctcctcctcctcctgctcctcttGCAGCTGGTTCCCCGGATCctcgcctccaccgccgccaccCACGGCAATGGAGAGGCCGCCATTACCAAG GACGAAGGGGGCAGCGTGGGGGCGATGATGAGGCAGACGCTGGGTTCCCGGCCGCCGAGCTGCGAGGGGCAGTGCCAGTGGGCGTGCGGCGGCCGCCGGTGCGAGGCCGTGCAGGTTCCCGTCACTCCGCGCGACCTGGAACAGcagctgaagaagaagaaggagaagcggACATCGTTGGCGGCAGGACGAGGAGGGGGCGTGCTGTTGCCGTCCTCGTACGACGAGCACTCAAACTACAAGCCGCTCGGCTGGAGATGCAAGTGCCTCCACTCCTAG